One genomic window of Conger conger chromosome 7, fConCon1.1, whole genome shotgun sequence includes the following:
- the LOC133133008 gene encoding N-alpha-acetyltransferase 40-like — translation MGRKSNRAKEKKQRRLEERAAMDAVCAKVEAANKLEDPLAAFPVFKKYDRNGLNLHIECKRVSSLDAVTVEWAYELTRANMQTLYEQSEWGWKEREKREEMKDERAWYLIARDPDSALIAFSHFRFDVECGEEVLYCYEVQLESRVRRKGLGKFLIQILQLIANSTQMRKVTLTVFKHNHGAYQFFREALQFEIDDTSPSMSGCCGDDCTYEILSRRTKFGEAAGHGHAGGHCGGCCH, via the exons AGGAAATCGAATCGGGCGAAGGAGAAGAAGCAGAGACGTCTAGAGGAGCGGGCTGCCATGGACGCTGTGTGTGCGAAGGTGGAGGCAGCCAATAAG CTTGAAGATCCTCTGGCCGCGTTCCCTGTGTTTAAGAAATATGACAGAAATGG GTTAAACCTTCATATAGAATGCAAGCGTGTCTCGTCTTTGGATGCCGTTACAGTGGAGTGGGCCTATGAACTGACCAGAGCTAACATGCAGACTCT TTATGAACAGAGTGAGTGGGGgtggaaagaaagggagaagagGGAAGAGATGAAAGACGAGAGAGCATGGTACCTCATTGCTCGAGACCCTGACTCTGCCCTTATTGCATTCTCTCACTTTCGGTTCGACGTGGAGTGTGGGGAGGAAGTGCTGTACTG TTATGAGGTTCAGTTGGAGAGCCGAGTGAGGAGGAAAGGCCTTGGAAAGTTCCTGATCCAGATACTGCAGCTCATAGCCAACAG CACACAGATGAGGAAGGTGACATTGACGGTCTTTAAACACAACCATGGTGCATACCAGTTCTTCAGAGAAGCCTTACA GTTTGAGATTGACGACACCTCGCCCAGTATGTCTGGCTGCTGTGGGGATGACTGCACTTACGAGATTCTGAGCCGACGGACAAAATTTGGGGAGGCCGCAGGTCATGGGCACGCTGGAGGGCACTGTGGGGGGTGCTGCCATTGA